One part of the Arabidopsis thaliana chromosome 1 sequence genome encodes these proteins:
- the NAC007 gene encoding NAC 007 (NAC 007 (NAC007); CONTAINS InterPro DOMAIN/s: No apical meristem (NAM) protein (InterPro:IPR003441); BEST Arabidopsis thaliana protein match is: Arabidopsis NAC domain containing protein 26 (TAIR:AT1G62700.1); Has 3158 Blast hits to 3153 proteins in 90 species: Archae - 0; Bacteria - 0; Metazoa - 15; Fungi - 2; Plants - 3027; Viruses - 0; Other Eukaryotes - 114 (source: NCBI BLink).) encodes MNSFSHVPPGFRFHPTDEELVDYYLRKKVASKRIEIDFIKDIDLYKIEPWDLQELCKIGHEEQSDWYFFSHKDKKYPTGTRTNRATKAGFWKATGRDKAIYLRHSLIGMRKTLVFYKGRAPNGQKSDWIMHEYRLETDENGTPQEEGWVVCRVFKKRLAAVRRMGDYDSSPSHWYDDQLSFMASELETNGQRRILPNHHQQQQHEHQQHMPYGLNASAYALNNPNLQCKQELELHYNHLVQRNHLLDESHLSFLQLPQLESPKIQQDNSNCNSLPYGTSNIDNNSSHNANLQQSNIAHEEQLNQGNQNFSSLYMNSGNEQVMDQVTDWRVLDKFVASQLSNEEAATASASIQNNAKDTSNAEYQVDEEKDPKRASDMGEEYTASTSSSCQIDLWK; translated from the exons aTGAATTCATTTTCCCACGTCCCTCCGGGTTTTAGATTTCACCCGACAGATGAAGAACTTGTAGACTACTACCTGAGGAAAAAAGTCGCATCGAAGAGAATAGAAATTGATTTCATAAAGGACATTGATCTTTACAAGATTGAGCCATGGGACCTTCAAG AGTTGTGCAAAATTGGGCATGAAGAGCAGAGTGATTGGTACTTCTTTAGCCATAAAGACAAGAAGTATCCCACAGGGACTCGAACCAATAGAGCAACAAAAGCAGGGTTTTGGAAAGCCACCGGAAGAGATAAGGCTATCTATTTGAGGCATAGTCTAATTGGCATGAGGAAAACACTTGTGTTTTACAAGGGAAGAGCCCCAAATGGACAAAAGTCTGATTGGATCATGCACGAATACCGCTTAGAAACCGATGAAAACGGAACTCCTCAG GAAGAAGGATGGGTTGTGTGTAGGGTTTTCAAGAAGAGATTGGCTGCAGTTAGACGAATGGGAGATTACGACTCATCCCCTTCACATTGGTACGATGATCAACTTTCTTTTATGGCCTCCGAGCTCGAGACAAACGGTCAACGACGGATTCTCCCCAATCAtcatcagcagcagcagcacgAGCACCAACAACATATGCCATATGGCCTCAATGCATCTGCTTACGCTCTCAACAACCCTAACTTGCAATGCAAGCAAGAGCTAGAACTACACTACAACCACCTGGTACAACgaaatcatcttcttgatgAATCTCATTTATCGTTCCTCCAACTTCCTCAACTAGAAAGCCCTAAGATTCAACAAGATAACAGTAATTGCAACTCTCTTCCTTATGGAACAAGCAACATCGATAATAACTCGAGCCATAATGCTAACTTGCAGCAATCAAATATCGCGCATGAGGAACAATTGAATCAAGGAAATCAGAACTTCAGCTCTCTATACATGAACAGCGGCAACGAGCAAGTGATGGACCAAGTCACAGACTGGAGAGTTCTCGATAAATTTGTTGCTTCTCAGCTAAGCAACGAGGAGGCTGCCACAGCTTCTGCATCTATACAGAATAATGCCAAGGACACAAGCAATGCTGAGTACcaagttgatgaagaaaaagatccGAAAAGGGCTTCAGACATGGGAGAAGAATATACTGCTTCTACTTCTTCGAGTTGTCAGATTGATCTATGGAAGTGA
- the NAC007 gene encoding NAC 007 produces the protein MNSFSHVPPGFRFHPTDEELVDYYLRKKVASKRIEIDFIKDIDLYKIEPWDLQELCKIGHEEQSDWYFFSHKDKKYPTGTRTNRATKAGFWKATGRDKAIYLRHSLIGMRKTLVFYKGRAPNGQKSDWIMHEYRLETDENGTPQEEGWVVCRVFKKRLAAVRRMGDYDSSPSHWYDDQLSFMASELETNGQRRILPNHHQQQQHEHQQHMPYGLNASAYALNNPNLQCKQELELHYNHLQSNIAHEEQLNQGNQNFSSLYMNSGNEQVMDQVTDWRVLDKFVASQLSNEEAATASASIQNNAKDTSNAEYQVDEEKDPKRASDMGEEYTASTSSSCQIDLWK, from the exons aTGAATTCATTTTCCCACGTCCCTCCGGGTTTTAGATTTCACCCGACAGATGAAGAACTTGTAGACTACTACCTGAGGAAAAAAGTCGCATCGAAGAGAATAGAAATTGATTTCATAAAGGACATTGATCTTTACAAGATTGAGCCATGGGACCTTCAAG AGTTGTGCAAAATTGGGCATGAAGAGCAGAGTGATTGGTACTTCTTTAGCCATAAAGACAAGAAGTATCCCACAGGGACTCGAACCAATAGAGCAACAAAAGCAGGGTTTTGGAAAGCCACCGGAAGAGATAAGGCTATCTATTTGAGGCATAGTCTAATTGGCATGAGGAAAACACTTGTGTTTTACAAGGGAAGAGCCCCAAATGGACAAAAGTCTGATTGGATCATGCACGAATACCGCTTAGAAACCGATGAAAACGGAACTCCTCAG GAAGAAGGATGGGTTGTGTGTAGGGTTTTCAAGAAGAGATTGGCTGCAGTTAGACGAATGGGAGATTACGACTCATCCCCTTCACATTGGTACGATGATCAACTTTCTTTTATGGCCTCCGAGCTCGAGACAAACGGTCAACGACGGATTCTCCCCAATCAtcatcagcagcagcagcacgAGCACCAACAACATATGCCATATGGCCTCAATGCATCTGCTTACGCTCTCAACAACCCTAACTTGCAATGCAAGCAAGAGCTAGAACTACACTACAACCACCTG CAATCAAATATCGCGCATGAGGAACAATTGAATCAAGGAAATCAGAACTTCAGCTCTCTATACATGAACAGCGGCAACGAGCAAGTGATGGACCAAGTCACAGACTGGAGAGTTCTCGATAAATTTGTTGCTTCTCAGCTAAGCAACGAGGAGGCTGCCACAGCTTCTGCATCTATACAGAATAATGCCAAGGACACAAGCAATGCTGAGTACcaagttgatgaagaaaaagatccGAAAAGGGCTTCAGACATGGGAGAAGAATATACTGCTTCTACTTCTTCGAGTTGTCAGATTGATCTATGGAAGTGA
- the Hop1 gene encoding stress-inducible protein (stress-inducible protein, putative; FUNCTIONS IN: binding; INVOLVED IN: response to stress; EXPRESSED IN: 23 plant structures; EXPRESSED DURING: 14 growth stages; CONTAINS InterPro DOMAIN/s: Heat shock chaperonin-binding (InterPro:IPR006636), Tetratricopeptide TPR-1 (InterPro:IPR001440), Tetratricopeptide-like helical (InterPro:IPR011990), Tetratricopeptide repeat-containing (InterPro:IPR013026), Tetratricopeptide repeat (InterPro:IPR019734); BEST Arabidopsis thaliana protein match is: stress-inducible protein, putative (TAIR:AT1G62740.1); Has 37869 Blast hits to 17250 proteins in 1367 species: Archae - 1337; Bacteria - 11482; Metazoa - 9184; Fungi - 2650; Plants - 3694; Viruses - 39; Other Eukaryotes - 9483 (source: NCBI BLink).), whose amino-acid sequence MAEEAKAKGNAAFSSGDFTTAINHFTEAIALAPTNHVLFSNRSAAHASLHQYAEALSDAKETIKLKPYWPKGYSRLGAAHLGLNQFELAVTAYKKGLDVDPTNEALKSGLADAEASVARSRAAPNPFGDAFQGPEMWTKLTSDPSTRGFLQQPDFVNMMQEIQKNPSSLNLYLKDQRVMQSLGVLLNVKFRPPPPQGDEAEVPESDMGQSSSNEPEVEKKREPEPEPEPEVTEEKEKKERKEKAKKEKELGNAAYKKKDFETAIQHYSTAIEIDDEDISYLTNRAAVYLEMGKYNECIEDCNKAVERGRELRSDYKMVARALTRKGTALTKMAKCSKDYEPAIEAFQKALTEHRNPDTLKRLNDAERAKKEWEQKQYFDPKLGDEEREKGNDFFKEQKYPEAIKHYTEAIKRNPNDHKAYSNRAASYTKLGAMPEGLKDAEKCIELDPTFSKGYSRKAAVQFFLKEYDNAMETYQAGLEHDPSNQELLDGVKRCVQQINKANRGDLTPEELKERQAKGMQDPEIQNILTDPVMRQVLSDLQENPSAAQKHMQNPMVMNKIQKLISAGIVQMK is encoded by the exons ATGGCAGAAGAAGCTAAAGCTAAAGGAAACGCTGCTTTCTCTTCCGGTGACTTCACCACGGCTATAAACCACTTCACCGAAGCCATAGCTCTTGCTCCAACCAATCACGTCCTCTTCTCAAACCGTTCCGCTGCTCACGCGTCGCTTCATCAATACGCCGAAGCTCTCTCCGATGCGAAAGAGACGATTAAACTCAAACCGTATTGGCCTAAAGGTTATAGCCGTCTCGGTGCTGCTCATTTAGGGTTAAACCAGTTTGAGTTAGCCGTCACTGCTTATAAGAAAGGTTTAGATGTCGATCCGACTAACGAGGCGTTGAAATCTGGATTGGCTGATGCGGAGGCGTCTGTTGCTAGGTCACGAGCTGCACCGAATCCGTTTGGTGATGCTTTTCAAGGACCGGAGATGTGGACGAAGCTTACGTCTGATCCTTCGACTAGAGGCTTTTTGCAGCAGCCGGATTTTGTTAACATGATGCAGGAGATTCAGAAGAATCCTAGCAGTCTTAATTTGTATTTGAAGGATCAGAGAGTGATGCAATCTCTTGGAGTTTTATTGAATGTTAAGTTTAGGCCACCGCCGCCTCAGGGAGATGAGGCTGAGGTTCCTGAGTCTGATATGGGTCAGAGTTCTAGTAATGAGCCTGAggttgagaagaagagagaaccGGAGCCTGAACCGGAACCGGAGGTGacagaggagaaggagaagaaagagaggaaggagaaagctaaaaaggagaaagagctTGGGAATGCTGCGTATAAAAAGAAGGACTTTGAAACTGCTATTCAGCATTATTCTACTGCTATTgagattgatgatgaagacatcTCGTACCTCACAAATCGTGCTGCTGTTTATCTTGAGATGGGAAAG TACAATGAGTGCATTGAGGATTGTAACAAGGCTGTGGAAAGGGGTAGAGAGCTTAGGTCAGATTACAAGATGGTAGCTAGAGCTTTGACTAGAAAAGGGACTGCTTTGACTAAGATGGCCAAATGCTCGAAAGACTATGAACCTGCCATTGAAGCTTTCCAGAAGGCTCTTACAGAGCACCGTAACCCTGATACGTTGAAGAGACTTAACGATGCGGAAAGAGCAAAGAAAGAGTGGGAACAGAAGCAATATTTCGATCCTAAGCTAGGGGATGAAGAGCGTGAAAAAG GTAACGATTTCTTCAAGGAGCAGAAGTATCCTGAGGCCATAAAACATTACACCGAAGCAATCAAAAGGAACCCAAATGACCATAAA GCATATAGCAACCGAGCTGCTAGTTACACTAAGCTAGGTGCAATGCCTGAAGGACTAAAGGATGCAGAAAAGTGTATTGAGCTCGATCCAACCTTCTCTAAAGGATACAGCAGAAAAGCTGCAGTCCAATTCTTCCTCAAAGAGTACGACAATGCGATGGAAACATACCAAGCGGGTCTCGAGCATGATCCTAGTAATCAGGAACTTCTTGACGGTGTTAAAAG ATGTGTACAACAAATCAACAAGGCTAATCGCGGAGACCTTACTCCTGAGGAATTGAAAGAGAGACAG GCAAAGGGAATGCAAGACCCAGAAATCCAGAACATCCTCACAGATCCTGTAATGAGACAG GTACTGTCTGATCTTCAAGAGAATCCAAGCGCAGCACAGAAGCACATGCAAAATCCAATGGTTATGAACAAGATTCAAAAGCTTATTAGCGCTGGGATCGTCCAGATGAAATAA
- the SUMM2 gene encoding LRR and NB-ARC domains-containing disease resistance protein, translating into MKKDMEVLKKKRDDVKRRVDIEEFTRRRERLSQVQGWLTNVSTVENKFNELLTTNDAELQRLCLFGFCSKNVKMSYLYGKRVVLMLKEIESLSSQGDFDTVTLATPIARIEEMPIQPTIVGQETMLERVWTRLTEDGDEIVGLYGMGGVGKTTLLTRINNKFSEKCSGFGVVIWVVVSKSPDIHRIQGDIGKRLDLGGEEWDNVNENQRALDIYNVLGKQKFVLLLDDIWEKVNLEVLGVPYPSRQNGCKVVFTTRSRDVCGRMRVDDPMEVSCLEPNEAWELFQMKVGENTLKGHPDIPELARKVAGKCCGLPLALNVIGETMACKRMVQEWRNAIDVLSSYAAEFPDYRMEKERLIDYWICEGFIDENESRERALSQGYEIIGILVRACLLLEEAINKEQVKMHDVVREMALWIASDLGEHKERCIVQVGVGLREVPKVKNWSSVRRMSLMENEIEILSGSPECLELTTLFLQKNDSLLHISDEFFRCIPMLVVLDLSGNSSLRKLPNQISKLVSLRYLDLSWTYIKRLPVGLQELKKLRYLRLDYMKRLKSISGISNISSLRKLQLLQSKMSLDMSLVEELQLLEHLEVLNISIKSSLVVEKLLNAPRLVKCLQILVLRGVQEESSGVLTLPDMDNLNKVIIRKCGMCEIKIERKTLSLSSNRSPKTQFLHNLSTVHISSCDGLKDLTWLLFAPNLTSLEVLDSELVEGIINQEKAMTMSGIIPFQKLESLRLHNLAMLRSIYWQPLSFPCLKTIHITKCPELRKLPLDSEIAIRDEELVIKYQEEEWLERVEWDNEATRLRFLPFFKFFGPEWQVSYVR; encoded by the exons ATGAAGAAAGACATGGAAGTGCTGAAGAAAAAGCGAGATGATGTGAAAAGAAGGGTAGATATAGAAGAGTTCACAAGGCGTCGTGAAAGGCTTTCTCAAGTCCAAGGATGGCTTACGAATGTCTCGACCGTCGAGAATAAATTCAATGAACTGCTTACCACTAATGACGCTGAGCTTCAAAGGTTGTGTCTCTTTGGATTTTGCtctaaaaatgtgaaaatgagCTATCTTTATGGGAAAAGGGTTGTCCTGATGTTGAAGGAGATTGAGAGTCTTAGTTCTCAAGGAGATTTTGATACTGTGACTTTAGCCACTCCAATAGCTAGGATTGAAGAGATGCCTATTCAACCTACAATCGTAGGTCAGGAAACAATGCTCGAAAGGGTATGGACCCGTCTCACAGAAGACGGAGACGAGATTGTGGGTCTTTATGGCATGGGTGGAGTAGGCAAAACCACCCTTCTCACACGAATCAACAACAAGTTTTCTGAAAAATGTAGCGGGTTTGGGGTTGTGATATGGGTGGTGGTGTCTAAGAGTCCAGATATCCATAGGATTCAAGGAGACATCGGGAAGAGACTAGACCTTGGAGGCGAAGAGTGGGATAATGTAAATGAAAACCAGAGAGCCCTTGACATATACAATGTCCTtgggaaacaaaaatttgtgttgttgttggatgATATATGGGAGAAAGTGAATTTAGAAGTGCTTGGAGTCCCTTATCCAAGCAGACAAAATGGATGCAAAGTAGTATTCACCACTCGTTCTAGAGATGTTTGTGGGCGTATGCGGGTTGATGACCCGATGGAAGTCAGTTGCCTAGAACCCAACGAAGCCTGGGAATTGTTCCAAATGAAAGTTGGAGAAAACACATTGAAAGGCCATCCAGACATTCCTGAACTTGCAAGAAAAGTTGCTGGAAAATGTTGTGGCCTACCATTGGCACTTAATGTCATTGGCGAGACCATGGCATGCAAAAGGATGGTACAAGAATGGCGTAACGCAATTGACGTTTTGAGCTCATATGCTGCAGAATTCCCTG ATTATCGTATGGAAAAAGAGAGGTTGATAGACTATTGGATATGTGAGGGATTCAtagatgaaaatgaaagtagAGAAAGAGCATTAAGCCAAGGTTATGAGATCATTGGTATCCTTGTCCGAGCATGTTTGTTGTTGGAGGAAGCTATCAATAAAGAACAAGTTAAAATGCATGATGTGGTTCGGGAGATGGCTCTATGGATTGCATCTGATCTTGGGGAACATAAAGAAAGATGTATTGTGCAAGTCGGTGTTGGATTACGTGAGGTACCGAAAGTCAAGAACTGGAGTTCTGTGAGAAGGATGTCGCTGATGGAAAAtgagattgaaattttatCTGGCAGTCCCGAATGCCTGGAACTTACAACTCTGTTCCTTCAGAAAAATGATTCATTGCTACATATCTCGGATGAATTCTTCCGGTGTATCCCAATGCTAGTTGTTTTGGATCTATCAGGGAATTCAAGTCTCCGGAAATTGCCTAACCAAATATCAAAGTTAGTCTCCTTGCGTTATCTTGACTTGTCGTGGACATACATTAAGCGGCTACCTGTCGGTCTACAAGAGTTGAAAAAGCTCAGATATTTGAGATTGGATTACATGAAGAGACTTAAGAGTATTTCAGGGATATCAAATATATCAAGTTTGAGGAAATTGCAACTTTTACAGTCTAAAATGTCGCTAGACATGAGCTTAGTGGAGGAGTTGCAGCTATTAGAACATTTAGAAGTTCTAAACATAAGTATCAAGTCAAGCTTGGTAGTGGAGAAGTTGTTAAATGCTCCCAGGTTGGTGAAATGTCTTCAAATCTTAGTACTTAGAGGAGTTCAGGAAGAATCATCCGGAGTATTGACTTTGCCAGATATGGATAATCTCAATAAAGTCATCATAAGGAAGTGTGGAATGTGTGAGATAAAGATAGAGAGGAAAACTTTATCATTATCATCGAACAGAAGTCCCAAAACTCAATTCCTCCATAACCTCTCCACTGTGCATATAAGTAGCTGTGATGGTCTGAAGGATTTGACGTGGTTGTTGTTCGCTCCTAACCTCACTAGTCTCGAGGTTCTGGACTCGGAACTAGTAGAAGGAATAATAAACCAAGAGAAAGCTATGACTATGAGTGGTATCATTCCTTTCCAGAAACTAGAGAGTCTACGCCTACACAATCTAGCGATGTTGAGGAGCATCTACTGGCAACCTCTGTCTTTTCCATGTCTGAAGACAATTCACATAACGAAGTGTCCTGAGCTGAGAAAGCTTCCATTGGATTCTGAAATTGCCATAAGGGATGAAGAACTTGTCATTAAGTACCAAGAGGAAGAATGGCTTGAAAGGGTTGAATGGGACAACGAAGCCACAAGACTCCGTTTCTTACCTTTTTTCAAGTTCTTTGGACCTGAATGGCAAGTTAGTTATGTGCGGTAG
- the SUMM2 gene encoding LRR and NB-ARC domains-containing disease resistance protein (LRR and NB-ARC domains-containing disease resistance protein; FUNCTIONS IN: ATP binding; INVOLVED IN: N-terminal protein myristoylation, defense response, apoptosis; LOCATED IN: endomembrane system; EXPRESSED IN: 13 plant structures; EXPRESSED DURING: 9 growth stages; CONTAINS InterPro DOMAIN/s: NB-ARC (InterPro:IPR002182), Disease resistance protein (InterPro:IPR000767); BEST Arabidopsis thaliana protein match is: Disease resistance protein (CC-NBS-LRR class) family (TAIR:AT1G12220.2); Has 17827 Blast hits to 16139 proteins in 646 species: Archae - 26; Bacteria - 895; Metazoa - 2143; Fungi - 215; Plants - 14237; Viruses - 0; Other Eukaryotes - 311 (source: NCBI BLink).), which produces MGACLTLSFSCDEVVNQISQGLCINVGYICELSKNVVAMKKDMEVLKKKRDDVKRRVDIEEFTRRRERLSQVQGWLTNVSTVENKFNELLTTNDAELQRLCLFGFCSKNVKMSYLYGKRVVLMLKEIESLSSQGDFDTVTLATPIARIEEMPIQPTIVGQETMLERVWTRLTEDGDEIVGLYGMGGVGKTTLLTRINNKFSEKCSGFGVVIWVVVSKSPDIHRIQGDIGKRLDLGGEEWDNVNENQRALDIYNVLGKQKFVLLLDDIWEKVNLEVLGVPYPSRQNGCKVVFTTRSRDVCGRMRVDDPMEVSCLEPNEAWELFQMKVGENTLKGHPDIPELARKVAGKCCGLPLALNVIGETMACKRMVQEWRNAIDVLSSYAAEFPGMEQILPILKYSYDNLNKEQVKPCFLYCSLFPEDYRMEKERLIDYWICEGFIDENESRERALSQGYEIIGILVRACLLLEEAINKEQVKMHDVVREMALWIASDLGEHKERCIVQVGVGLREVPKVKNWSSVRRMSLMENEIEILSGSPECLELTTLFLQKNDSLLHISDEFFRCIPMLVVLDLSGNSSLRKLPNQISKLVSLRYLDLSWTYIKRLPVGLQELKKLRYLRLDYMKRLKSISGISNISSLRKLQLLQSKMSLDMSLVEELQLLEHLEVLNISIKSSLVVEKLLNAPRLVKCLQILVLRGVQEESSGVLTLPDMDNLNKVIIRKCGMCEIKIERKTLSLSSNRSPKTQFLHNLSTVHISSCDGLKDLTWLLFAPNLTSLEVLDSELVEGIINQEKAMTMSGIIPFQKLESLRLHNLAMLRSIYWQPLSFPCLKTIHITKCPELRKLPLDSEIAIRDEELVIKYQEEEWLERVEWDNEATRLRFLPFFKFFGPEWQVSYVR; this is translated from the coding sequence ATGGGAGCTTGTTTAACACTCTCGTTCTCTTGTGATGAAGTTGTGAATCAAATCTCTCAAGGTTTATGCATCAACGTGGGTTATATTTGCGAGCTCTCCAAGAATGTAGTGGCTATGAAGAAAGACATGGAAGTGCTGAAGAAAAAGCGAGATGATGTGAAAAGAAGGGTAGATATAGAAGAGTTCACAAGGCGTCGTGAAAGGCTTTCTCAAGTCCAAGGATGGCTTACGAATGTCTCGACCGTCGAGAATAAATTCAATGAACTGCTTACCACTAATGACGCTGAGCTTCAAAGGTTGTGTCTCTTTGGATTTTGCtctaaaaatgtgaaaatgagCTATCTTTATGGGAAAAGGGTTGTCCTGATGTTGAAGGAGATTGAGAGTCTTAGTTCTCAAGGAGATTTTGATACTGTGACTTTAGCCACTCCAATAGCTAGGATTGAAGAGATGCCTATTCAACCTACAATCGTAGGTCAGGAAACAATGCTCGAAAGGGTATGGACCCGTCTCACAGAAGACGGAGACGAGATTGTGGGTCTTTATGGCATGGGTGGAGTAGGCAAAACCACCCTTCTCACACGAATCAACAACAAGTTTTCTGAAAAATGTAGCGGGTTTGGGGTTGTGATATGGGTGGTGGTGTCTAAGAGTCCAGATATCCATAGGATTCAAGGAGACATCGGGAAGAGACTAGACCTTGGAGGCGAAGAGTGGGATAATGTAAATGAAAACCAGAGAGCCCTTGACATATACAATGTCCTtgggaaacaaaaatttgtgttgttgttggatgATATATGGGAGAAAGTGAATTTAGAAGTGCTTGGAGTCCCTTATCCAAGCAGACAAAATGGATGCAAAGTAGTATTCACCACTCGTTCTAGAGATGTTTGTGGGCGTATGCGGGTTGATGACCCGATGGAAGTCAGTTGCCTAGAACCCAACGAAGCCTGGGAATTGTTCCAAATGAAAGTTGGAGAAAACACATTGAAAGGCCATCCAGACATTCCTGAACTTGCAAGAAAAGTTGCTGGAAAATGTTGTGGCCTACCATTGGCACTTAATGTCATTGGCGAGACCATGGCATGCAAAAGGATGGTACAAGAATGGCGTAACGCAATTGACGTTTTGAGCTCATATGCTGCAGAATTCCCTGGTATGGAACAAATTCTTCCTATTCTAAAGTATAGCTATGATAATTTAAACAAGGAGCAGGTGAAACCATGTTTCCTATATTGCTCTCTGTTTCCTGAAGATTATCGTATGGAAAAAGAGAGGTTGATAGACTATTGGATATGTGAGGGATTCAtagatgaaaatgaaagtagAGAAAGAGCATTAAGCCAAGGTTATGAGATCATTGGTATCCTTGTCCGAGCATGTTTGTTGTTGGAGGAAGCTATCAATAAAGAACAAGTTAAAATGCATGATGTGGTTCGGGAGATGGCTCTATGGATTGCATCTGATCTTGGGGAACATAAAGAAAGATGTATTGTGCAAGTCGGTGTTGGATTACGTGAGGTACCGAAAGTCAAGAACTGGAGTTCTGTGAGAAGGATGTCGCTGATGGAAAAtgagattgaaattttatCTGGCAGTCCCGAATGCCTGGAACTTACAACTCTGTTCCTTCAGAAAAATGATTCATTGCTACATATCTCGGATGAATTCTTCCGGTGTATCCCAATGCTAGTTGTTTTGGATCTATCAGGGAATTCAAGTCTCCGGAAATTGCCTAACCAAATATCAAAGTTAGTCTCCTTGCGTTATCTTGACTTGTCGTGGACATACATTAAGCGGCTACCTGTCGGTCTACAAGAGTTGAAAAAGCTCAGATATTTGAGATTGGATTACATGAAGAGACTTAAGAGTATTTCAGGGATATCAAATATATCAAGTTTGAGGAAATTGCAACTTTTACAGTCTAAAATGTCGCTAGACATGAGCTTAGTGGAGGAGTTGCAGCTATTAGAACATTTAGAAGTTCTAAACATAAGTATCAAGTCAAGCTTGGTAGTGGAGAAGTTGTTAAATGCTCCCAGGTTGGTGAAATGTCTTCAAATCTTAGTACTTAGAGGAGTTCAGGAAGAATCATCCGGAGTATTGACTTTGCCAGATATGGATAATCTCAATAAAGTCATCATAAGGAAGTGTGGAATGTGTGAGATAAAGATAGAGAGGAAAACTTTATCATTATCATCGAACAGAAGTCCCAAAACTCAATTCCTCCATAACCTCTCCACTGTGCATATAAGTAGCTGTGATGGTCTGAAGGATTTGACGTGGTTGTTGTTCGCTCCTAACCTCACTAGTCTCGAGGTTCTGGACTCGGAACTAGTAGAAGGAATAATAAACCAAGAGAAAGCTATGACTATGAGTGGTATCATTCCTTTCCAGAAACTAGAGAGTCTACGCCTACACAATCTAGCGATGTTGAGGAGCATCTACTGGCAACCTCTGTCTTTTCCATGTCTGAAGACAATTCACATAACGAAGTGTCCTGAGCTGAGAAAGCTTCCATTGGATTCTGAAATTGCCATAAGGGATGAAGAACTTGTCATTAAGTACCAAGAGGAAGAATGGCTTGAAAGGGTTGAATGGGACAACGAAGCCACAAGACTCCGTTTCTTACCTTTTTTCAAGTTCTTTGGACCTGAATGGCAAGTTAGTTATGTGCGGTAG